One Amaranthus tricolor cultivar Red isolate AtriRed21 chromosome 10, ASM2621246v1, whole genome shotgun sequence genomic window carries:
- the LOC130825826 gene encoding late embryogenesis abundant protein At5g17165-like, translating into MAANSSCHRVSSFGKQFVTHIVTQSPPTRSLSAVAPAFRRLLHGSVYDKNIDDHVRPVVVPDELIQPQSEKYWAPNPNTGVFGPDAEQNAAARAMGRGFYMSPSDGGTESVLEQKAFFRPLEDLEKPQHP; encoded by the exons ATGGCAGCCAATTCGAGTTGTCACCGAGTCAGTAGCTTTGGTAAACAATTCGTGACTCATATCGTCACTCAGTCTCCTCCAACTCGCTCTCTTTCTGCTGTTGCTCCTGCTTTTAG GAGGTTGCTGCATGGTTCAGTATATGACAAGAACATCGATGATCATGTCCGCCCAGTGGTAGTACCAGATGAGTTGATCCAGCCTCAGTCGGAAAAGTACTGGGCTCCAAATCCTAACACCGGAGTTTTTGGGCCTGATGCTGAGCAAAATGCAGCGGCTAGAGCCATGGGACGTGGCTTTTACATGTCTCCATCGGATGGTGGCACCGAGTCTGTTCTCGAGCAGAAGGCTTTTTTCCGTCCTCTTGAGGACTTGGAGAAGCCGCAACACCCTTGA